The DNA sequence CGGCCGCGGGTTTTCGGGCTACTACCAGTTCACCATGCGGACCGTTCCCGGCAAGCGCCACCGTCTTTGGTTGCGGGTCAACACGGCCCATAACATCAAGGGGATGGCCTTGCAGGTCCAACAAGGGGACGGGTGGACCCAGGTGGGGGTGCGGACCCAGAACCTGGGCGAGACCCGGCACTTCGAGTCGCTCTATTTCGATGTTCCTGACCGTTTCATCATTTCCGAGCGGACGACCTTCCGCTTGGTCTCCAAGAACGGGGAGGAAGTGAACGCCTACCGTCTCTGGATGTACGCGGTGGAGGGCGGCCGCAATGAATCGCTCCCGGAGATGCTCGGTTTCGGCGCCAACCAGGACATCGGATCGGTGGTCCACGGCTTGATCCCCAAGGGGAAGGATTGGAAGGTCCCGGTCGTCCTGGCCCAGCACGGGGACCAGGGGGCGGTCATCCTGCAAAAGGTGGGCAATGGGTTCCTGATCCGAAGCGAGTTGTCCATGGAGGATTCGGTCCCCATCTTCAAGGCCCTTCTGTCCCCGGGATTGGTCGAGGACATGCGGTCGGCTTGGGACAAGTTCTAGGCCGGGGGAAGGGCTCAGTTTTTTTTCCCTGGACGTTTAATTTTGTTAGAGTGATTCAGCCTATTTGAAAAGGATGGCCATGCGCGCTCCGGTGCTCAACCTGTTCAAGTTGAAGAAAAAAAACCATGAGAATGCCCCCGGCAAGGGGCGTGAGGGACATGGAGAGGACCTGTTGCGCGCCATGCCGTCCTGGGGGATGGTCCTGGTGGCCTATGGGTTGGCGCTTGGTTTTTGCTGGGTGAGCCATCAATTCTTCCTCTGGTTCCCGCCTTACTTGCGGGAGGTCTTCAAGAACCTGCGGGGGCTTCCGGTGGAATGGGCCGACCTGGGACTCGATTGGGCTGAGCGAGGACTGGCTTGGATCGCTTGGGGCGCGGCGGTTTACCACCAACTTTGGCAATTGGGGACCCGTTACCGGCTGACCGCCCATGACATCCAGGTGGAACATTGGTTCCCTTTCCGCCAACTCATCTCGATCCCCTATGGGGCGGTGCGGCGGCTGGGTTTCACCCAAGGGCCCGTGGGGATGATCTTTCAGTTCGGACATGTGGAGCTCGATACAGGGAGTCCCCAAGGCCCCGTCCTGTTGGTCAATTGCCCCAGGCCCCGTCAATTCATCCAAGCCCTGCAACCGAAGGTCGAGTCCATCCTCCAGCCCCACCTGGGGCCGCATCGGCGGGCGGGGGATACGGCCTGAGGGAAGGCTTGGAAGTGCCTTCCGCTCTTCCTATAATCCCCGCTCTGAAGCCGACGCCCCACCGGCCTGAATCCAATGGAAAGAACAAGCATGGCGACCACCAAGACCCGTAAAAGAAAACTCACCCAGATCGGAAAGGTTTCCCTGCGGGCTCGGGCCCAGGACACCCATGTGGCGGGGGCGGAAGTCCTCATCTCCCCGAAAAAGGTCAAGAAGCAGCTTCCTGGGAACCGCAAGTCCTTTGAGACCGTCCTGACCGCCCGCAAGGACTTGGAGGCCATCCTGGACGGGAAGGACCGCCGTCTCTTCGTGGTGGTGGGCCCCTGTTCCATCCACGATCCCCAGGCCGCCTATGAATACGCGGTCAAGCTCAAGCGCCTGGCCGGCATGGTCAAGTCCACGATGGTGCTCATCATGCGGGTCTATTTCGAGAAACCCCGCACCACCATCGGTTGGAAGGGACTCATCAACGATCCGGACATGAACGATTCGTTCCACATCGAAAAGGGGATCCTGCTCGCCCGCCGCCTCCTGCTGAAGTTCAATGAGATGGGTCTGCCCACCTCTACCGAGGCCCTGGACCCCATCATTCCCCAATACATCGCGGACCTCATCAGCTGGTCGGCCATCGGGGCCCGGACCACCGAATCCCAGACCCATCGGGAGATGGCCAGCGGACTTTCCATGCCGGTGGGCCTCAAGAACGCCACCGACGGAAGCATCCAGGTGGCCCTGAACGGGATCAAGTCGGCCCGCACTTCCCACCATTTCCTGGGGATCGACCAGAACGGTCAATCGGCCGTCTTCCGTACCACCGGAAATCCTTACGCCCATATCGTGCTTCGGGGAGGGTCCAAACCCAATTACGACCCGGCCTCCATCA is a window from the bacterium genome containing:
- a CDS encoding PH domain-containing protein, which codes for MRAPVLNLFKLKKKNHENAPGKGREGHGEDLLRAMPSWGMVLVAYGLALGFCWVSHQFFLWFPPYLREVFKNLRGLPVEWADLGLDWAERGLAWIAWGAAVYHQLWQLGTRYRLTAHDIQVEHWFPFRQLISIPYGAVRRLGFTQGPVGMIFQFGHVELDTGSPQGPVLLVNCPRPRQFIQALQPKVESILQPHLGPHRRAGDTA
- a CDS encoding 3-deoxy-7-phosphoheptulonate synthase — translated: MATTKTRKRKLTQIGKVSLRARAQDTHVAGAEVLISPKKVKKQLPGNRKSFETVLTARKDLEAILDGKDRRLFVVVGPCSIHDPQAAYEYAVKLKRLAGMVKSTMVLIMRVYFEKPRTTIGWKGLINDPDMNDSFHIEKGILLARRLLLKFNEMGLPTSTEALDPIIPQYIADLISWSAIGARTTESQTHREMASGLSMPVGLKNATDGSIQVALNGIKSARTSHHFLGIDQNGQSAVFRTTGNPYAHIVLRGGSKPNYDPASIKACEEALGKEGLPVNIVVDCSHGNSNKDYRLQPVAFNAVVDQIEAGNRSIVGLMLESNLNEGNQPLQKDRSQLKYGVSITDACINWVTTEELILSAHQRLKKLWGR